In Prochlorococcus marinus str. MIT 1214, one DNA window encodes the following:
- a CDS encoding tetratricopeptide repeat protein: MERSDKQEQRKKITEVKTFSVPFTLEEIKENISLSTSRPSKPSKEEIINKAFKLHSEGNTLEAEKLYQYFINQGFKDYRVFSNYGIILKNLGKLKEAELSTRKAIEIKSDFATAHSNLGNILRDLGKFKEAKIAIDKAIELNPNVAVSHYNLGNILRDLNNLQEAELSTRKAISIKPLYAEAHLNLGNILKDLGKLQDAELSTRKAIEIKPLYAEAHQNLGNILRDLGRLKEAEKATEKAIVLNPNVAGSHYNLGNILKDLGKLQEAELSTRKAIEIKPLYAEAHLNLGNILKDLGKLQEAELSTRKAIEIKPLYAEAHQNLGNILRDLGKLKEAELSTRKAIEIKPDFAEAYNNLGTMLRNLGRLKEAELSICKAIELNPNNVMAHSNLGITLKDLGRLKEAELSTRKAIEINPDLAEAHSNLGFIFLHKGEYKLSLKYFSESAELLRGKRIQESNQKSFRLISKAKIEHDIEQFEYLASKDLETNNFIDLAILYKKIATEIKWPSDTSLITLRNEYQNLLKDSYNRLINISEAPKLKEEVVNNSLDVEKITNDYFNHELGLTYVDNLLSPEALKSLRAFLLGSTIWFDIRHNGYLGAYLTEGLANPLIIQIAKELKDKFPKIIKQLPIEQIWAYKYDSRSKNENSSVSGINIHADFAQVTINFWITPNIANLNKDSGGLIIHNRAVTKEWDFVSYNSDSIKMREEMKKLKDKKTIIPYKENRAVFFNSSLLHESDNYEFKEGYENRRINITILFGKRSNA; encoded by the coding sequence ATGGAAAGATCAGATAAACAAGAACAAAGAAAGAAGATCACTGAAGTAAAAACATTCTCAGTCCCATTTACTTTAGAAGAAATTAAGGAGAATATTTCTCTTAGTACTTCTAGACCTTCAAAACCTTCTAAAGAAGAAATAATTAACAAAGCATTTAAGCTTCATTCAGAAGGAAACACTCTAGAAGCAGAAAAACTTTATCAATATTTTATCAATCAGGGTTTCAAGGATTACAGAGTTTTTTCTAATTATGGAATCATATTAAAAAATCTAGGCAAATTAAAAGAAGCAGAATTATCAACTCGCAAAGCAATTGAAATTAAATCTGATTTCGCAACGGCGCATTCCAATCTGGGAAACATATTGAGAGATCTTGGCAAATTTAAAGAAGCAAAAATAGCTATAGATAAGGCAATTGAACTTAATCCTAATGTCGCAGTCTCACATTACAATTTAGGAAACATATTGAGAGATCTTAATAACTTACAAGAAGCAGAATTATCTACCCGTAAAGCAATTTCAATCAAACCTCTTTATGCAGAAGCGCATCTAAATCTGGGAAACATATTAAAAGATCTTGGCAAATTACAAGATGCAGAATTATCTACGCGTAAAGCAATTGAAATTAAACCTCTTTATGCAGAAGCGCATCAAAATCTGGGAAACATATTAAGAGATCTTGGAAGATTAAAAGAAGCAGAAAAAGCAACAGAAAAAGCAATTGTACTGAATCCTAATGTCGCAGGTTCGCATTATAATTTAGGAAACATATTAAAAGATCTTGGCAAATTACAAGAAGCAGAATTATCTACGCGTAAAGCAATTGAAATTAAACCTCTTTATGCAGAAGCGCATCTAAATCTGGGAAACATATTAAAAGATCTTGGCAAATTACAAGAAGCAGAATTATCTACGCGTAAAGCAATTGAAATTAAACCTCTTTATGCAGAAGCGCATCAAAATCTGGGAAACATATTAAGAGATCTTGGTAAATTAAAAGAAGCAGAATTATCTACGCGTAAAGCAATTGAAATTAAACCAGATTTTGCTGAGGCGTATAATAATTTGGGAACTATGTTAAGAAATCTTGGAAGATTAAAAGAAGCAGAATTATCTATTTGCAAAGCAATTGAACTTAACCCTAATAATGTAATGGCACATTCTAATTTGGGGATCACATTGAAAGATCTTGGAAGATTAAAAGAAGCAGAATTATCTACTCGGAAAGCAATTGAAATTAATCCTGATTTGGCAGAAGCTCATTCTAATCTGGGCTTCATATTCCTTCACAAAGGTGAATATAAACTATCTCTCAAATATTTTTCAGAAAGTGCTGAGTTACTCAGAGGAAAAAGAATTCAAGAATCTAACCAAAAGAGTTTTAGATTAATTAGCAAGGCAAAGATAGAACATGATATTGAACAATTTGAATATTTAGCATCAAAAGATTTAGAGACTAATAATTTTATTGACCTTGCAATTTTATATAAAAAGATTGCCACCGAAATTAAATGGCCATCTGATACTAGCCTAATTACTTTAAGGAATGAATATCAGAATCTTCTAAAAGATAGTTATAATCGTTTAATAAATATTTCAGAAGCACCTAAATTAAAAGAAGAAGTAGTGAATAATTCCTTAGATGTTGAGAAAATTACTAATGATTATTTTAACCATGAGCTTGGATTAACTTATGTTGATAATTTATTAAGTCCTGAAGCACTTAAATCTCTACGTGCATTTCTACTAGGAAGTACAATTTGGTTTGATATACGACATAATGGATATCTTGGAGCATATTTAACGGAAGGTTTAGCTAATCCATTAATTATTCAAATAGCCAAAGAACTAAAAGATAAATTCCCTAAAATAATCAAACAACTTCCAATAGAACAAATATGGGCTTATAAATATGATAGCCGTTCAAAAAATGAAAATTCTTCAGTCAGCGGAATAAATATTCACGCAGATTTCGCTCAGGTTACTATAAATTTTTGGATTACTCCTAACATCGCAAACTTAAACAAAGATTCAGGTGGTTTAATCATTCATAATAGAGCGGTAACTAAAGAATGGGATTTTGTTTCTTATAATTCTGACTCAATAAAAATGAGAGAGGAGATGAAAAAACTTAAAGATAAAAAAACAATTATTCCATATAAAGAAAACCGAGCTGTTTTCTTCAACTCGAGTTTATTGCACGAAAGTGATAACTACGAGTTCAAGGAAGGATATGAGAATCGTAGAATTAACATAACAATATTATTTGGAAAGAGAAGTAATGCTTAG
- a CDS encoding EVE domain-containing protein: MTEINYWLMKSEPNAYSIKDLRDEEETLWDGIRNYQARNFMRSMKIGDQAFFYHSNTKPPGIVGLMEIIETNLIDPFQFDESSKYFDKKSKREKPRWDCVKTKYICEFKDMITLKELSQTYTSEELTLVRKGNRLSIMPIKTDIALELLKKLKKD, encoded by the coding sequence ATGACTGAGATCAACTATTGGCTAATGAAAAGTGAACCTAATGCTTACAGTATTAAAGATTTAAGAGATGAAGAAGAAACACTCTGGGATGGAATTCGAAATTATCAGGCCAGAAATTTTATGAGGTCAATGAAAATTGGTGATCAAGCTTTTTTTTATCATTCGAATACTAAGCCCCCTGGAATAGTAGGACTGATGGAAATTATAGAAACAAATTTAATCGACCCATTTCAGTTTGATGAAAGTTCAAAGTACTTTGACAAAAAGTCAAAGAGAGAAAAACCTCGTTGGGATTGCGTGAAGACTAAATACATCTGTGAGTTTAAAGACATGATTACTTTAAAAGAGTTATCTCAAACTTATACCTCGGAAGAACTAACCTTAGTTCGCAAAGGCAATAGGCTGTCAATTATGCCAATTAAAACAGATATTGCTTTAGAGCTTCTCAAAAAACTCAAGAAGGATTAA
- a CDS encoding DUF2811 domain-containing protein — MKNIDFDEEKSVDQASEVLESEDTISFQTEIPKHIQQAMKRYIEEHPNWDQYRLLQAALAGFLIQNGISSRLITRLYIGNMFESHSFLN; from the coding sequence ATGAAAAATATTGATTTTGATGAAGAAAAAAGCGTGGACCAAGCCTCAGAGGTTTTGGAGTCAGAGGATACAATCAGTTTTCAAACAGAGATACCAAAGCATATTCAACAAGCAATGAAGAGATATATTGAGGAACATCCGAATTGGGATCAATACAGGCTTTTGCAGGCTGCTCTTGCAGGTTTTTTAATCCAAAATGGTATTAGCTCCAGATTGATAACTCGTCTTTATATTGGGAATATGTTTGAGTCTCACTCTTTTTTGAATTAA
- a CDS encoding DUF1818 family protein: MIKKEGPGWRIIRDTSRENFPALIGGEDWAIELSQSEWQNLVRVVIDLSDQYRVIKDQLMGDEDITLELERRPWLAILKGDQYGWNLKLILGASDLLNRGAEVSWPRNVTNHVTNAMRTMWDSDYL; this comes from the coding sequence GTGATCAAAAAAGAAGGTCCCGGTTGGAGAATAATTAGAGATACATCAAGAGAAAACTTTCCTGCTCTAATAGGTGGTGAAGACTGGGCAATAGAGTTAAGCCAATCTGAATGGCAAAACCTTGTGAGAGTGGTAATAGATTTGTCTGATCAATACAGAGTAATTAAAGACCAATTAATGGGCGATGAGGACATAACTCTAGAATTAGAACGTAGACCTTGGTTAGCAATTTTGAAAGGTGATCAATATGGATGGAACCTTAAATTGATCTTGGGTGCGAGTGATTTACTGAATCGAGGAGCGGAGGTCTCTTGGCCTAGAAATGTGACTAATCATGTGACTAATGCAATGAGAACAATGTGGGATTCAGACTATTTGTGA
- a CDS encoding DNA-directed RNA polymerase subunit omega: MIKSGSGLNSKDLAKRGESLIRHSTNRYLTTVRIAFRAKQRRFDDFDGLLEESTVKPVQRAIIELSDEQDQPDLLPG; encoded by the coding sequence GTGATCAAGTCAGGTTCAGGACTTAATTCCAAGGATTTAGCAAAAAGAGGCGAGAGTCTTATCAGACATTCCACTAATCGCTACCTTACTACTGTGCGTATAGCTTTTAGAGCAAAGCAGAGAAGATTTGACGATTTTGACGGACTTTTAGAGGAATCGACAGTCAAGCCAGTGCAAAGAGCCATAATTGAACTTAGTGACGAACAAGATCAGCCTGATCTTTTACCTGGGTAG